A genomic region of Pyrus communis chromosome 14, drPyrComm1.1, whole genome shotgun sequence contains the following coding sequences:
- the LOC137715559 gene encoding large ribosomal subunit protein uL11, with the protein MPPKFDPSQVVDVYVRVTGGEVGAASSLAPKIGPLGLSPKKIGEDIAKETAKDWKGLRVTVKLTVQNRQAKVSVVPSAAALVIKALKEPERDRKKTKNIKHSGNISLDDVIEIAKVMRNRSMAKELAGTVKEILGTCVSVGCTVDGKDPKDLQQEIADGDVEIPLD; encoded by the coding sequence ATGCCGCCAAAGTTCGATCCCTCACAGGTCGTCGATGTATACGTCCGCGTTACCGGCGGGGAGGTCGGCGCCGCCAGTTCCCTCGCCCCAAAGATCGGTCCCCTGGGTCTCTCCCCAAAGAAGATCGGAGAAGACATCGCCAAGGAGACCGCCAAGGACTGGAAGGGTCTCCGTGTCACCGTCAAGCTCACCGTCCAGAACAGGCAAGCCAAGGTCTCGGTGGTGCCGTCGGCGGCTGCCCTGGTAATCAAGGCCTTGAAGGAGCCCGAGCGCGATCGCAAGAAGACCAAGAACATCAAGCACAGCGGCAACATCTCCCTCGATGACGTCATCGAGATAgccaaggttatgaggaacagATCCATGGCCAAGGAGCTCGCCGGCACGGTGAAGGAGATTCTCGGAACCTGCGTCTCGGTGGGCTGCACGGTCGACGGCAAGGACCCCAAGGATTTGCAACAGGAGATCGCCGACGGTGACGTCGAGATCCCTCTCGATTGA
- the LOC137716145 gene encoding protein S40-4-like, with protein MATTKSCYARPNYRYLTSDHQHQTLSSDFELDESDIYNFGRSSSPEFRKPVPNSRGVSASKNRRGDYGDRSDRTCGTPSSLPVGIPDWSKILRDEYREKRRSEDDEADGEDDVEGGMRIPPHELLARQMARTRIASFSVHEGVGRTLKGRDLSRVRNAIWEKTGFED; from the coding sequence ATGGCGACTACTAAGAGTTGCTACGCTAGGCCGAACTACCGGTACCTCACCAGCGACCACCAGCACCAAACCCTATCGTCCGATTTCGAGCTCGACGAGTCGGACATCTACAACTTCGGCAGGTCCAGCTCGCCGGAGTTCCGCAAACCGGTTCCGAACTCCCGCGGCGTCTCAGCGTCGAAGAACCGGAGGGGAGATTACGGAGACCGGTCGGACCGGACCTGCGGCACGCCGTCGTCGTTGCCGGTCGGCATTCCGGACTGGTCTAAGATCTTGAGAGACGAGTACCGGGAGAAACGGAGGAGCGAAGACGACGAGGCGGATGGCGAGGACGACGTGGAGGGAGGCATGCGGATCCCGCCGCACGAGTTGTTGGCGAGGCAGATGGCCAGAACGAGAATCGCGTCATTCTCGGTGCACGAAGGCGTCGGGAGGACGTTGAAAGGGAGGGATCTCAGTCGGGTGCGAAATGCAATTTGGGAAAAAACTGGGTTCGAagattaa
- the LOC137716061 gene encoding vacuolar fusion protein MON1 homolog, whose protein sequence is MSSESGASTSGDEASEPNPNPDHTPKPPEDQLAALALSEVDSHGNGVAHGSAAENNHQEIESDEEEVQANSVAPGLAEGEEASEGSPRGGVGGGVVWATTNSELEIDGPSSPSSSGYAGERGSSASSGGSGTDEISEVRKDEIVDRFPDSQTPWVPSKRHVDEDDASISWRKRKKHFFILSHSGKPIYSRYGDEHKLAGFSATLQAIISFVENGGDHVKLVRAGKHQVIFLVKGPIYLVCISCTEEPYESLRVQLELIYGQMLLILTKSVNRCFEKNPKFDMTPLLGGTDTVFSSLIHSFSWNPATFLHAYTCLPLAYATRQAAGAILQDVADSGVLFAILMCKHKVICLVGAQKASLHPDDMLLLSNFVMASESFRTSESFSPICLPRYNPMAFLYAYVRYLDVDTYLMLLTTSSDAFYHLKDCRIRIESVLLKSNVLSEIQRSMLDGGMRVEELPLDPLPRAGSFSPHLVQHTVQTDSPDRFREPYIGVGGPAGLWHFIYRSIFLDQYVSSEFSPPISSPRQQKRLYRAYQKLYASMHDKGIGPHKTQFRRDENYVLLCWATQDFELYAAFDPLADKALAIKTCNRVCQWVKDVENEIFLLGASPFSW, encoded by the exons ATGTCCTCCGAATCGGGAGCTTCGACCTCCGGTGACGAAGCCTCTGagccaaaccctaaccctgACCATACTCCCAAACCCCCCGAAGACCAATTGGCAGCCCTCGCATTGTCGGAGGTCGATAGCCACGGGAATGGCGTCGCACATGGATCGGCCGCGGAGAACAATCACCAGGAGATCGAAAGCGACGAGGAGGAAGTCCAGGCCAATTCGGTTGCTCCTGGTTTAGCTGAGGGGGAGGAGGCGAGCGAGGGTTCGCCACGTGGCGGAGTCGGCGGTGGTGTTGTGTGGGCGACGACCAATTCGGAGCTGGAGATTGATGGGCCGTCGAGCCCTAGCAGCAGTGGGTATGCGGGTGAAAGAGGTAGTAGTGCCAGTAGTGGTGGCTCTGGAACTGATGAGATTTCGGAAGTGAGGAAAGATGAGATTGTCGATAGGTTTCCAGATTCGCAAACCCCGTGGGTGCCCAGTAAACGGCATGTCGATGAG GATGATGCTTCCATATCAtggagaaagaggaagaaacaCTTTTTCATACTAAGTCACTCTGGCAAACCAATATATTCCAG ATATGGAGACGAACACAAGCTAGCAGGATTTTCAGCAACATTACAAGCCATAATTTCCTTTGTGGAGAATGG TGGGGATCATGTCAAATTGGTTAGGGCTGGAAAGCATCAG GTGATTTTTCTTGTAAAGGGACCAATTTACTTAGTATGCATCAGCTGTACAGAAGAGCCTTACGAGTCTTTGAGGGTGCAATTGGAACTTATTTATGGTCAG ATGCTACTTATTCTTACTAAGTCAGTAAATAGATGTTTTGAGAAGAATCCGAAGTTTGATATGACACCTTTGCTAGGAGGAACAGATACTGTCTTCTCATCCCTCATCCATTCATTCAGTTG GAATCCTGCCACTTTTCTTCATGCATACACTTGTCTTCCCCTTGCTTATGCGACAAGGCAAGCAGCAGGTGCCATATTGCAAGATGTTGCTGATTCTGGTGTTCTGTTCGCAATACTGATGTGCAAACACAAG GTTATCTGTCTTGTTGGTGCTCAAAAGGCCTCTCTTCATCCTGATGACATGCTGCTACTTTCCAACTTTGTCATGGCATCAGAATCATTTAG GACATCTGAATCTTTCTCTCCAATTTGCTTGCCTAGATATAATCCCATGGCATTTTTGTATGCTTATGTCCGTTATCTTGAT GTTGATACATACTTGATGTTGCTTACTACTAGTTCAGATGCCTTTTATCATCTCAAGGATTGCAG GATTCGTATTGAATCGGTTCTGTTGAAGTCAAATGTACTTAGCGAGATTCAGAGATCCATGCTAGATGGTGGGATGCGTGTTGAGGAGTTGCCTCTCGATCCTTTGCCACGTGCTGGATCTTTTTCTCCTCATTTGGTTCAACATACAGTTCAAACAGATTCTCCTGACAGGTTCAGGGAACCATATATTGGCGTAGGCGGTCCTGCTGGACTTTGGCATTTTATATATAGGAGTATATTTTTGGATCAGTATGTATCATCCGAGTTCTCACCGCCAATAAGTAGTCCTCGTCAGCAGAAAAG ATTATACAGAGCTTACCAGAAGCTTTATGCTTCCATGCATGACAAAGGAATTGGGCCACACAAAACCCAGTTTAGAAGAGATGAGAACTACG TTTTACTATGCTGGGCCACCCAGGACTTTGAGCTTTATGCAGCTTTTGATCCACTTGCAGACAAG GCATTGGCAATAAAGACTTGCAACCGGGTTTGTCAGTGGGTGAAAGATGTGGAAAACGAGATTTTTTTGCTAGGAGCAAGCCCCTTTTCATGGTGA